The nucleotide window GGGAGCGCGACACCTCTGCTATTGCCATACGCCGGTGCGCTACGCCTACGACCAGTTCGAGGCGTATTTCGGTCCGCAGCGACTCGGGCGGGTCGGCGCCGCGGTCATGCGGCCGACGATGGCGGCGTTTGCCGCGTGGGACCGCGCAACGAGCGGGCGACCTGACCGCTATCTCGCCAATTCTCAACACGTTGCGCGGAGAATCGCCGCGCACTATAATCGTTCGGCGGCGGTGGTCCACCCGCCGGTCGATACCGTGTACCACACGCCGGATCCGGAGGCGCGCCGCCAGGGTGCCCTCGTGGTGTCGGCGCTGGTGCCATACAAGCGGGTGGACGTCGCCATTCGAGCCTGTCAGTTGGTGGGCATGCCGTTGACCATCGTTGGTCAGGGCCCTGAGGAACGGGTCCTGCGGGCGATGGCGGGTGCCGATGTGGAGTTCGTAGGCGCCGTCACGGATGAGGCGGTTCGCCAGTACTATCGCTCGGCGTCGATGGTGTTGATGCCGGGCGAAGAAGATTTCGGCATCGTGCCGGTGGAAGCGCACGCCTGCGGCACACCTGTCGTGGCACTTGGCCGCGGCGGCGTCATGGAGACGGTCATCGACGGCGAAACGGGCGTGCTCACAGGTGAGGGCCCCGACGCGTTGGCGGCCGGCATCAGGCAGGCCGCGGCGATGTCCTGGTCCGTGACGAGGTGCCGGGAGCAGGCCGAGCGGTTTTCGGCGGAGCGGTTCGTGACGAACATGACCGAGGCAGTCAAGGACCTGATGGGGGCCGCCCCCACGGACGT belongs to Acidobacteriota bacterium and includes:
- a CDS encoding glycosyltransferase, which encodes MEPVQVAAAPGPVIPGLKVALVHDWITGMRGGERVLEALCRMFPDALVYTLIHVPGRASATIERHTIRTSVLQHVPQVDRYYRHLLPLYPAALAALRLNPADLVISSSHCVVKSVQTPRGARHLCYCHTPVRYAYDQFEAYFGPQRLGRVGAAVMRPTMAAFAAWDRATSGRPDRYLANSQHVARRIAAHYNRSAAVVHPPVDTVYHTPDPEARRQGALVVSALVPYKRVDVAIRACQLVGMPLTIVGQGPEERVLRAMAGADVEFVGAVTDEAVRQYYRSASMVLMPGEEDFGIVPVEAHACGTPVVALGRGGVMETVIDGETGVLTGEGPDALAAGIRQAAAMSWSVTRCREQAERFSAERFVTNMTEAVKDLMGAAPTDVRW